The Arachis ipaensis cultivar K30076 chromosome B07, Araip1.1, whole genome shotgun sequence genome includes a window with the following:
- the LOC107607658 gene encoding protein ALP1-like, with translation MDRCAFHALCNMLKRVGRLEPSRNMGVEEMVAMFLHIIAHDIKIRVIKRQFVRSEETISRRFNDVLLAILRCHNLLLKKPQPFSQDKMDERWKWFKDCLGALDGTHIKVNVLEADKPRYRNRKGDITTNVLGVVTPDMQFIYVLVGWEGSAADSRVLRDALFRNGFSVP, from the exons ATGGATAGATGTGCCTTTCATGCATTGTGTAACATGCTTAAAAGGGTTGGAAGGTTAGAACCAAGTAGGAATATGGGTGTTGAAGAAATGGTTGCCATGTTTTTACATATTATAGCACATGACATCAAAATTAGAGTAATAAAGAGACAATTTGTGAGATCTGAAGAAACAATTAGTAGGCGGTTTAATGATGTATTGCTTGCTATTTTGAGATGTCATAATCTCTTACTGAAGAAACCTCAACCATTTAGCCAGGATAAAATGGATGAACGATGGAAATGGTTTAAG GATTGCCTAGGAGCCTTAGATGGTACTCATATCAAAGTCAATGTTCTTGAGGCTGATAAGCCTAGATATCGAAATAGAAAAGGTGACATAACAACCAATGTGCTTGGAGTGGTTACTCCCGATATGCAATTTATCTACGTACTGGTGGGTTGGGAGGGTTCAGCTGCGGATTCTAGGGTATTGCGAGATGCACTATTTCGCAATGGGTTTAGTGTTCCCTAA